A window of Tautonia plasticadhaerens contains these coding sequences:
- a CDS encoding alpha/beta hydrolase gives MPLDRHARALLDLQAMTGFKGFDAMPVAEARAATAARTAETPRAEVARVEDRTTPGGVPIRLYWPEAGGPPRPLLVFSHGGGWVVGNVETVDHSCRTLANASGCVVASVDYRLSPEHTFPAAADDAYEAYRWLRSEAGSIGVDPGRVAVGGDSAGGNLALVSCLKARELGEPMPAFQLLIYPVVDASCSSASYAECGTGFGLTAEAMRYYWRQYLARPEDGEHPLASPLRADLAGLPPAFVLSAEYDPLRDEVEELARRLRSGGVPTTLRRFDGQIHGFFHLGHIIPDGARALDEAAAALRTALDAPPLGGTAAAAK, from the coding sequence ATGCCCCTCGACCGACACGCCCGGGCCCTGCTCGACCTCCAGGCGATGACCGGCTTCAAGGGCTTCGACGCGATGCCCGTCGCCGAAGCCCGGGCGGCCACGGCCGCCCGGACGGCCGAGACGCCCCGGGCCGAGGTCGCCCGGGTCGAGGACCGCACCACCCCCGGCGGTGTCCCGATCCGCCTCTACTGGCCCGAGGCCGGGGGCCCTCCCCGGCCCCTGCTCGTCTTCTCGCACGGCGGCGGCTGGGTGGTCGGGAACGTCGAGACGGTCGACCACTCCTGCCGAACGCTGGCCAACGCCTCGGGCTGCGTGGTCGCCTCGGTCGACTACCGCCTCTCCCCCGAGCACACGTTCCCGGCCGCCGCGGACGACGCCTACGAGGCGTACCGCTGGCTCCGATCCGAGGCCGGGTCGATCGGCGTCGACCCGGGACGGGTCGCCGTCGGCGGCGACAGCGCCGGGGGGAACCTCGCCCTGGTCTCCTGCCTCAAGGCGAGGGAACTCGGCGAGCCGATGCCCGCCTTCCAGCTCCTGATCTACCCCGTGGTCGACGCCTCCTGCTCCTCCGCCTCCTACGCCGAGTGCGGCACCGGCTTCGGCCTGACCGCCGAGGCGATGAGGTACTACTGGCGGCAGTACCTCGCCCGCCCCGAGGACGGCGAGCACCCCCTCGCCTCCCCCCTCCGGGCCGACCTCGCCGGCCTGCCCCCGGCCTTCGTCCTCTCCGCCGAGTACGACCCGCTCCGGGACGAGGTGGAGGAGCTGGCCCGTCGCCTCCGGTCGGGCGGCGTGCCGACCACCCTCCGCCGCTTCGACGGCCAGATCCACGGCTTCTTCCACCTCGGCCACATCATCCCCGACGGCGCCCGGGCCCTCGACGAGGCCGCCGCCGCCCTGAGGACCGCCCTGGACGCCCCGCCGCTCGGCGGCACCGCCGCCGCCGCCAAGTAA
- a CDS encoding DUF1592 domain-containing protein, translating to MTRRGTLGYFGASIVLVAAGLGHPGERPGEADPGPPAGREVLERLARFSELHCTACHNAEDRIAGLALDELCREDLARDPDAWERVVKKLRARQMPPAGEVGPSGKTYDEVVSLLSEALDRLAAEHPDPGRTGTFRRLNRAEYRNAIRDLLALDVDTGAMLPKDESALGFDNVTVGDLSPTLLDRYITASQEISRLALGRTGRSPGGDTIRLRPDLTQERHVEGLPIGTRGGALIPYTFPVDGDYEIRLRLARDRNEHVEGLREPHEVEILLDRDRRASFTVSPPESESDHATADAHLAARVRVSAGPHQLGVTFVKDPWSLPETKRQPYQAHYNMHRHPRLSPALYQVTITGPYDSETPGDSPSRRRILSREPGGPDDEEPCARAILSSIMRRAYRRPVTAEDLETPMALFRQARAEGDFESGIELALSAILVSPHFLFRIETDPPGVEPGSAYRVPDVALASRLSFFLWSSIPDDELLDLADRGELHRPEVIRAQVRRMLADPKSSSLVENFAGQWLHLRNLESITPDLRLFPDFDDNLRQAFRRETELLFEEVLREDRSVLDLLESDHTYLNERLARHYGIPHVYGSRFRRVELGEDAERGGLLRHGSVLTVTSYATRTSPVIRGKWILENILGTPPPPPPPDVPTLEDNTVSASLSVRERLAQHRADDACMSCHQLMDPPGFALENFDAVGRWRDLEEGRPVDSAGGLPDGSEFEGVDGLERALVRRPELFVATLTEKLLTFALGRGVEPADAPAVRRVVHDARATDYRFSSLIEGIATSTPFLMRRAE from the coding sequence ATGACGCGACGGGGAACGCTTGGATATTTCGGGGCGTCGATCGTCCTCGTGGCCGCCGGCCTCGGACACCCCGGCGAACGCCCGGGCGAGGCCGACCCCGGGCCCCCGGCGGGACGAGAGGTCCTCGAGCGGCTCGCCCGATTCTCGGAACTCCACTGCACTGCCTGCCACAACGCCGAGGACCGAATCGCGGGGCTGGCGCTCGACGAGCTTTGCCGGGAGGATCTGGCCCGCGACCCGGACGCCTGGGAGCGGGTCGTCAAGAAGCTCCGGGCCCGGCAGATGCCCCCGGCGGGCGAGGTCGGGCCCTCGGGGAAGACCTATGACGAGGTCGTCTCCCTGCTCTCCGAGGCCCTCGACCGCCTGGCCGCCGAGCATCCCGACCCGGGCCGCACCGGCACCTTCCGCCGGCTCAACCGGGCCGAGTACCGGAACGCGATCCGGGACCTGCTCGCGCTCGACGTCGACACGGGGGCGATGCTGCCGAAGGACGAGTCCGCCCTCGGCTTCGACAACGTGACCGTCGGCGACCTCTCCCCGACCTTGCTCGATCGCTACATCACCGCATCCCAGGAGATCAGCCGCCTCGCCCTGGGGAGGACGGGCCGCTCACCCGGCGGCGACACGATCCGGCTCCGGCCGGACCTGACCCAGGAGCGCCACGTCGAGGGCCTGCCGATCGGCACGAGGGGGGGCGCCCTGATCCCCTACACCTTCCCCGTCGACGGCGACTACGAGATCCGGCTCCGCCTGGCCCGGGACCGCAACGAGCACGTCGAGGGCCTCCGAGAACCCCACGAGGTGGAGATTCTCCTCGACCGGGATCGCCGGGCGTCCTTCACCGTCTCGCCCCCCGAGTCCGAGTCCGACCACGCCACGGCCGACGCCCACCTGGCGGCCCGGGTCCGGGTCTCGGCCGGGCCCCATCAGCTCGGCGTGACGTTCGTGAAGGACCCGTGGTCGCTGCCGGAGACCAAGCGGCAGCCGTACCAGGCCCACTACAACATGCACCGGCACCCCAGGCTCTCGCCGGCGCTCTATCAGGTCACCATCACCGGGCCGTACGACTCCGAGACGCCCGGCGACTCCCCCAGTCGCCGCCGGATCCTCTCGCGCGAGCCCGGGGGGCCGGACGACGAGGAGCCCTGCGCCCGGGCCATCCTCTCCTCGATCATGAGACGGGCCTACCGCCGTCCCGTCACCGCCGAGGACCTCGAGACGCCGATGGCCCTGTTCCGCCAGGCCCGGGCCGAGGGGGACTTCGAGTCGGGGATCGAGCTGGCATTGAGCGCCATCCTCGTCAGCCCGCACTTCCTCTTCCGGATCGAGACGGACCCGCCCGGCGTCGAGCCGGGGTCGGCCTACCGGGTGCCGGACGTCGCGCTCGCCTCCCGCCTCTCGTTCTTCCTCTGGAGCAGCATCCCCGACGACGAGCTGCTCGACCTGGCCGATCGCGGGGAGCTGCACCGGCCCGAGGTCATCCGGGCGCAGGTCCGCCGCATGCTGGCCGACCCGAAATCGTCGAGCCTCGTCGAGAACTTCGCCGGGCAGTGGCTCCACCTCCGCAACCTGGAGTCGATCACCCCCGACCTCCGCCTCTTCCCCGACTTCGACGACAACCTCCGCCAGGCCTTCCGGCGCGAGACGGAGCTGCTCTTCGAGGAGGTACTCCGCGAGGACCGCAGCGTGCTCGACCTGCTGGAGTCGGACCACACCTATCTGAACGAGCGGCTGGCCAGGCACTACGGCATCCCGCACGTCTACGGCAGCCGGTTCCGCCGCGTCGAGCTGGGCGAGGACGCCGAGCGGGGCGGGCTGCTCCGGCACGGCAGCGTCCTGACCGTCACCTCGTACGCGACCCGGACCTCGCCGGTGATCCGGGGCAAGTGGATCCTGGAGAACATCCTCGGCACGCCCCCTCCCCCCCCGCCGCCGGACGTGCCGACGCTGGAGGACAACACGGTCTCCGCCTCCCTCTCGGTCCGGGAACGCCTGGCCCAGCATCGGGCCGACGACGCCTGCATGAGCTGCCACCAGCTGATGGATCCCCCCGGATTCGCGCTGGAGAATTTCGACGCCGTCGGCCGATGGCGAGATCTGGAGGAGGGCCGTCCCGTCGACTCCGCCGGGGGACTTCCCGACGGCAGCGAGTTCGAGGGGGTCGACGGCCTCGAACGCGCACTGGTGAGGCGCCCTGAGCTATTCGTCGCCACGCTGACGGAAAAGCTGCTGACCTTCGCGCTGGGCCGGGGGGTCGAGCCCGCCGACGCCCCGGCCGTCCGCCGGGTCGTCCACGACGCCCGGGCGACCGATTACCGATTCTCGTCGTTGATCGAGGGGATCGCGACCAGCACGCCGTTCCTGATGAGGAGAGCCGAATGA
- a CDS encoding DUF1552 domain-containing protein, which produces MIVSKKALPRRTFLRGLGTAMALPLLDAMVPAMSSQAASAAAPERLRRLGFVYMPMGCDLSRWTPPGSTTLDTLSPTLEPLAPVRDHVSAISNLELRNAYPGTHATSNASFLSAARAKRTESTDYELATTVDQVAARQIGQQTRLPSLELSMDLLATVGQCDNGYACVYQNSLSWSSPTTPLPAEAHPRIVFERLFGEGGSAEDRRAALKKRASLLDSVTGEITRLRSTLGPEDRARVDRYLDSVREVERRIQKAEIDSKDDTLPDLDRPDGVPASYAEHARLMFDLQALALQGDVTRVITFQLARETSNRTYPEIGVPDPHHPLTHHGNDPEKIAKVAKINQFHVSLFAEFLARLAATPEGDGSLLDHSLYLYGSGMGNPNVHDHANLPILVAGGAAGKMGGNRHIRYAEPTPLANLHLTLLDKVGVRLDSFADSRGMVDELSEPLSI; this is translated from the coding sequence ATGATCGTCTCGAAGAAGGCCCTGCCGCGTCGGACGTTCCTCCGCGGCCTGGGGACGGCGATGGCCCTGCCCCTGCTGGACGCGATGGTCCCCGCCATGTCGTCCCAGGCCGCCTCGGCCGCCGCCCCGGAGCGCCTCCGCCGCCTGGGATTCGTCTACATGCCGATGGGCTGCGACCTCTCCCGCTGGACCCCGCCCGGCTCGACGACGCTCGACACGCTCTCGCCGACCCTGGAACCGCTGGCCCCGGTCCGGGACCACGTCTCGGCGATCTCGAACCTGGAACTGAGGAACGCCTACCCCGGCACGCACGCCACCTCCAACGCCTCCTTCCTCAGCGCCGCCCGCGCCAAGCGGACCGAGAGCACCGACTACGAGCTGGCCACGACCGTCGACCAGGTCGCCGCCCGGCAGATCGGCCAGCAGACGCGGCTGCCGTCGCTGGAGCTGTCGATGGACCTGCTGGCGACCGTCGGCCAGTGCGACAACGGATACGCCTGCGTCTACCAGAACAGCCTCTCCTGGTCGTCCCCCACCACCCCGCTGCCGGCCGAGGCCCACCCCCGGATCGTCTTCGAACGCCTCTTCGGCGAGGGCGGCAGCGCCGAGGACCGCCGGGCCGCGCTGAAGAAGCGGGCCAGCCTGCTCGACTCCGTCACCGGGGAGATTACCCGGCTCCGGTCGACGCTCGGCCCCGAGGACCGCGCCCGGGTCGACCGCTACCTCGACAGCGTCCGGGAGGTCGAGCGTCGCATCCAGAAGGCCGAGATCGACTCGAAGGACGACACCCTGCCCGACCTCGACCGCCCCGACGGCGTCCCCGCCTCCTACGCCGAGCACGCCCGGCTGATGTTCGACCTCCAGGCCCTGGCACTCCAGGGGGACGTGACCCGGGTCATCACCTTCCAGCTCGCCCGGGAGACGAGCAACCGGACCTACCCCGAGATCGGCGTGCCCGACCCGCACCACCCGCTCACCCACCACGGCAACGACCCGGAGAAGATCGCCAAGGTGGCGAAGATCAATCAATTCCACGTGTCGTTGTTCGCCGAGTTCCTCGCCCGGCTCGCGGCCACGCCCGAGGGGGACGGCTCGCTGCTGGACCACAGCCTCTACCTCTACGGCAGCGGCATGGGCAACCCGAACGTGCACGATCACGCCAACCTGCCGATCCTCGTGGCCGGGGGCGCCGCCGGCAAGATGGGGGGCAACCGGCACATCCGGTACGCCGAGCCGACCCCGCTGGCCAACCTCCACCTGACCCTGCTGGACAAGGTCGGCGTCCGCCTCGACTCCTTCGCCGACAGCCGGGGCATGGTCGACGAGCTGTCCGAGCCGCTCTCGATTTAA
- a CDS encoding ankyrin repeat domain-containing protein, whose product MVRNPFVVVAVGATLALIFPIPGASAADTPLAAAAERADWGRVASLLDDRVDVNAPQVDGMTALHWAAYHDDLGAATLLVEAGADVRLANRYGVTPLSLACTNGNGPLVELLLDAGADPDATLEGGETALMTASRTGRPGPVRALLDRGAAVDATERRGQTALMWASAEGHAGVARLLLDAGADADARLPSGFTPLLFAAREGRIGVARLLIEAGVDVNRAMRPDRSGRSPARGYAPLMMAVENGHFELAAVLLDLGADPNDMRSGFTPLHALSWVRKPNLGDDEDGNPAPIGSGGLTSLRLVEDLVSHGADVNARLERGASGRGVLGRKGATPFLLASMTADVPLMRLLVRLGADPTLPNAEGSTPLMAAAGLGCLAPGEVAGTEAEAMAAVELALELGNDVNAVDARGETAMHGAAYKNLPRVVELLAARGADQAVWDRENQHGWTPLSIAEGHRPGNFKPSPETVAALHRVMAGEVDRPSP is encoded by the coding sequence ATGGTCCGGAATCCGTTCGTCGTCGTCGCCGTCGGGGCGACGCTCGCCCTGATCTTCCCGATCCCCGGGGCGTCGGCCGCCGATACCCCGCTGGCCGCCGCGGCGGAACGGGCGGACTGGGGCCGGGTCGCCTCCCTGCTCGACGATCGAGTCGACGTGAACGCCCCCCAGGTCGACGGCATGACCGCGCTGCACTGGGCGGCCTACCACGACGACCTCGGGGCGGCGACGCTGCTGGTGGAGGCCGGGGCCGACGTCCGGCTCGCCAACCGATACGGCGTCACCCCGCTCTCGCTGGCCTGCACCAACGGCAATGGCCCGCTCGTCGAACTGCTGCTCGACGCCGGGGCCGACCCGGACGCCACCCTCGAAGGCGGGGAGACCGCCCTGATGACCGCCTCCCGGACCGGCAGGCCCGGCCCGGTGCGGGCGCTGCTCGACCGGGGGGCGGCCGTCGACGCCACCGAGCGACGGGGTCAGACGGCCCTGATGTGGGCGTCCGCCGAGGGGCATGCGGGGGTCGCCCGCCTGCTGCTCGACGCCGGGGCCGACGCCGATGCCCGGCTCCCCTCGGGCTTCACCCCGCTGCTCTTCGCCGCCCGGGAGGGCAGGATCGGGGTCGCCCGCCTGCTGATCGAGGCCGGGGTCGACGTGAACCGGGCGATGCGGCCGGACCGATCCGGCCGGTCGCCCGCCCGGGGCTACGCGCCGCTGATGATGGCCGTCGAGAACGGCCATTTCGAGCTGGCCGCCGTCCTGCTCGACCTCGGGGCGGATCCGAACGACATGCGATCCGGCTTCACCCCCCTGCACGCGTTGAGCTGGGTCCGCAAGCCGAACCTCGGCGACGACGAGGACGGCAACCCCGCCCCGATCGGCTCCGGCGGCCTGACCAGCCTCCGGCTCGTCGAGGACCTGGTCTCCCACGGGGCGGACGTGAACGCCCGGCTCGAACGCGGGGCGTCGGGGAGGGGCGTCCTCGGCCGCAAGGGGGCGACCCCCTTCCTCCTGGCCTCCATGACGGCGGACGTCCCCCTGATGCGGCTGCTCGTCCGGCTGGGGGCCGACCCGACGCTGCCGAACGCGGAAGGCAGCACCCCGCTGATGGCCGCCGCCGGCCTCGGATGCCTCGCCCCCGGGGAGGTGGCCGGCACCGAGGCCGAGGCGATGGCCGCCGTCGAACTCGCCCTGGAGCTGGGCAACGACGTCAACGCGGTCGACGCCCGGGGCGAGACCGCCATGCATGGCGCCGCCTACAAGAACCTCCCCCGGGTGGTCGAGCTGCTCGCGGCCCGGGGGGCCGACCAGGCAGTCTGGGACCGGGAGAATCAACACGGGTGGACGCCCCTCTCGATCGCCGAGGGGCACCGGCCCGGCAACTTCAAGCCGTCTCCCGAGACCGTGGCCGCCCTGCATCGGGTGATGGCCGGCGAGGTCGATCGGCCATCGCCCTGA
- a CDS encoding peptide chain release factor family protein, whose amino-acid sequence MSGTTPDPPHPAAEPPDRLLARCEVRFSRRSGPGGQNRNKVETAAILTHRPTGLSAEANERRSQGENRAVALMRLRVNLALEIRRPTDRESGPSPLWRSRLKGGRILVSPRHDDFPALLAEALDELQDADADVKRAADRLGCSASQLVKLLKLEPRALKRVNDRRDELGLRPLL is encoded by the coding sequence ATGAGCGGAACGACCCCGGATCCCCCCCATCCCGCCGCCGAACCGCCCGACCGGCTGCTGGCCCGGTGCGAGGTCCGATTCTCCCGACGGTCGGGGCCGGGGGGGCAGAACCGCAACAAGGTGGAGACGGCGGCCATCCTCACCCACCGCCCGACCGGGCTGTCGGCCGAGGCCAATGAGCGGCGATCCCAGGGCGAGAACCGCGCCGTCGCCCTGATGCGGCTGCGGGTGAACCTGGCACTGGAGATCCGCCGGCCGACCGACCGCGAGTCGGGGCCGAGCCCGCTCTGGCGGTCGAGGCTCAAGGGCGGACGCATCCTCGTCAGCCCCCGGCACGACGACTTCCCCGCCCTGCTGGCCGAGGCGCTCGACGAGCTGCAGGACGCCGACGCCGACGTGAAGCGCGCGGCCGACCGGCTCGGCTGCTCGGCCTCCCAGCTGGTCAAGCTCCTGAAGCTGGAGCCCCGGGCCTTGAAGCGGGTCAACGACCGACGGGACGAGCTGGGGCTCCGGCCGCTGCTCTGA
- a CDS encoding Na+/H+ antiporter NhaC family protein produces MHTPTPIDPARRAGPASRLLAPAFCLTVLLLAAPEAEARQAPDVVGRRLDRFFEALDRDDDGLVAVEADAVPEAAWDRIAAGGVDVGDGSVDRDAFGEALGDRVRWFGPASLIPAVVALGLAFWTRDVLLSLFAGIVSGAVVKFAQAKLATGLWVPKELDFIGDFFLRALGTESYATILLVYLWFLGGILGVWGKTGAAKHFAEVVGSKVVRGPNTARFFAWLVGMVFHQGGTVSTVLAGSTVRPVSDRNRISHEELSYLVDSTASPAATVLPFNAWPAYVGGLAAGATAAGIGNYVLVPDIDAGISWFFRSVPFNFYGILAVASTFLFSFGLLPWYGGKMKRAIDRARETGQLDAHGARPLVDLEAMEGTPEPGYPVGLVDFLVPLGLLLSLAIVPLAFFQANMINHAFLASTAAAILIAVLKGMPVKSAMDGFLDGCKSMTVGAIILGLAVTLGQVSKDLDTAGFVVSIFGDRLPAALLPAILMLSCMIIAFSIGSSWGTYAVIFPIAVPLALSLAATRLGIDPTTIDQVAAEGGASWSSILFFVQVCFGAVIGGAVFGDQCSPISDTTVLSSMFTGCDLMDHVTTQAPISLVVAGLGALISTALVLIF; encoded by the coding sequence ATGCACACCCCGACACCGATCGATCCCGCTCGTCGGGCAGGTCCCGCCTCCCGGCTCCTCGCCCCGGCCTTCTGCCTGACGGTCCTGCTCCTCGCCGCCCCCGAGGCCGAGGCCCGGCAGGCCCCCGACGTGGTCGGCCGTCGGCTCGATCGGTTCTTCGAGGCGCTCGACCGGGATGACGACGGCCTGGTCGCCGTCGAGGCCGACGCGGTCCCCGAAGCGGCCTGGGACCGGATCGCCGCCGGCGGGGTCGACGTGGGGGACGGATCAGTCGACCGGGATGCGTTCGGCGAGGCGCTGGGCGATCGGGTCCGGTGGTTCGGGCCCGCCTCGCTGATCCCGGCGGTCGTGGCGCTGGGGCTCGCGTTCTGGACCCGGGACGTGCTGCTGTCGCTGTTCGCGGGGATCGTCAGCGGGGCGGTGGTGAAGTTCGCGCAGGCGAAACTCGCCACGGGGCTCTGGGTGCCGAAGGAGCTGGACTTCATCGGCGACTTCTTCCTCAGGGCGCTGGGGACGGAGTCGTATGCGACGATCCTGCTGGTCTACCTCTGGTTCCTCGGCGGGATCCTCGGGGTCTGGGGGAAGACGGGGGCGGCGAAGCACTTCGCCGAGGTGGTGGGATCGAAGGTGGTCCGGGGGCCGAACACGGCGAGGTTCTTCGCCTGGCTCGTCGGCATGGTCTTCCACCAGGGGGGGACGGTGAGCACGGTGCTGGCCGGCTCGACCGTCCGGCCGGTGAGCGACCGCAACCGGATCAGCCACGAGGAGCTGTCCTACCTCGTCGACTCCACCGCCTCCCCCGCGGCGACCGTGCTGCCGTTCAACGCCTGGCCCGCCTACGTCGGCGGCCTGGCGGCCGGGGCGACGGCGGCCGGGATCGGCAATTACGTGCTCGTCCCGGACATCGACGCCGGGATCTCCTGGTTCTTCCGGTCGGTCCCGTTCAACTTCTACGGCATCCTGGCGGTGGCCTCGACGTTCCTGTTCAGCTTCGGCCTGCTGCCCTGGTACGGCGGGAAGATGAAGCGGGCGATCGACCGGGCGCGGGAAACCGGCCAGTTGGACGCCCACGGGGCCCGGCCGCTGGTCGACCTGGAGGCGATGGAGGGGACGCCGGAGCCGGGGTATCCGGTCGGCCTGGTCGACTTCCTCGTGCCGCTGGGGCTGCTGCTCAGCCTGGCGATCGTGCCGCTGGCGTTCTTCCAGGCGAACATGATCAATCACGCGTTCCTGGCCAGCACCGCGGCGGCGATCCTGATCGCGGTGCTCAAGGGGATGCCGGTCAAGTCGGCGATGGACGGGTTCCTCGACGGCTGCAAGAGCATGACCGTCGGCGCCATCATCCTCGGGCTGGCGGTGACGCTGGGCCAGGTGTCGAAGGATCTGGACACGGCCGGGTTCGTCGTCTCGATCTTCGGCGACCGGCTTCCCGCGGCACTCCTGCCGGCGATCCTGATGCTCAGTTGCATGATCATCGCCTTCTCGATCGGCTCCTCCTGGGGCACCTACGCGGTGATCTTCCCCATCGCCGTGCCGCTGGCGCTGAGCCTCGCCGCCACGCGGCTGGGGATCGACCCGACGACGATCGACCAGGTGGCGGCCGAGGGGGGGGCGTCGTGGTCGTCGATCCTCTTCTTCGTGCAGGTCTGCTTCGGGGCCGTGATCGGCGGGGCGGTCTTCGGCGACCAGTGCTCGCCGATCTCCGACACCACGGTCCTCTCCAGCATGTTCACCGGCTGCGACCTGATGGACCACGTGACGACCCAGGCGCCGATCTCCCTGGTCGTCGCCGGCCTCGGGGCCCTGATCTCGACGGCACTGGTTCTGATATTCTGA
- a CDS encoding glycosyltransferase family 2 protein — translation MRDVHDLPESSGPTPPSRGMISVVSPVFNEEDNVGDCHRAVREVFERDLPDYDYEHVFCDNCSTDRTVARLRDIAEADPRVRVIVNARNFGPFRSTFNGLMATRGDAVLVLLAADLQDPPELIPEFVRCWEAGHEVVYGIKARREEGAVLRLVRKVYYRMVSRFADITIPTDVSEFQLVDRVIIDALRRCDDHYPYIRGLIANCGFRVVGVPYTWRARRKGFSKNRLYHLIDQGLNGLISFTNVPMRLCMFVGLLASGFSLLAALATLIIHLARFREVAPPGIPTLIVAVFFFSGLQLFFFGVLGEYIASIHFQVRKRPLVIERERINFGHGQHGPIEARRPTTEVRRSDAEPQVGAPHSGSGRRETSAVGRRSSGAADRV, via the coding sequence ATGCGAGACGTCCACGACCTCCCCGAGTCGAGCGGCCCAACGCCCCCGAGCCGGGGGATGATCAGCGTCGTCTCGCCGGTCTTCAACGAGGAAGACAACGTCGGCGACTGCCACCGGGCCGTCCGAGAGGTCTTCGAGCGTGACCTGCCCGATTATGACTATGAGCACGTGTTCTGCGACAATTGCTCGACCGACCGCACCGTCGCCCGGCTCCGGGACATCGCCGAGGCCGACCCCCGGGTCCGGGTGATCGTCAACGCCCGGAACTTCGGCCCCTTCCGGTCGACGTTCAACGGCCTGATGGCGACGCGGGGGGACGCCGTGCTCGTGCTGCTCGCCGCGGACCTGCAGGACCCCCCCGAGCTGATCCCGGAGTTCGTCCGGTGCTGGGAGGCCGGGCATGAGGTCGTCTATGGGATCAAGGCCAGGCGGGAGGAGGGGGCGGTCCTCCGGCTCGTGAGGAAGGTCTACTACCGGATGGTGAGCCGGTTCGCCGACATCACCATCCCCACGGACGTGAGCGAGTTCCAGCTCGTGGACCGCGTCATCATCGACGCCCTCCGTCGCTGCGACGACCATTATCCCTACATCCGGGGCCTGATCGCCAACTGCGGCTTCCGGGTGGTCGGCGTGCCCTACACCTGGAGGGCACGCCGCAAGGGGTTCTCCAAGAACCGGCTCTACCACCTGATCGACCAGGGGCTCAACGGCCTGATCTCGTTCACGAACGTGCCGATGCGCCTTTGCATGTTCGTGGGACTGCTCGCGTCGGGGTTCAGCCTGCTGGCGGCGCTGGCGACCCTCATCATCCACCTGGCGAGGTTCCGGGAGGTGGCGCCCCCGGGGATCCCCACGCTGATCGTCGCCGTCTTCTTCTTCTCGGGGTTGCAGCTGTTCTTCTTCGGGGTGCTCGGGGAATACATCGCTTCGATCCACTTCCAGGTGCGCAAGCGTCCCCTCGTGATCGAACGCGAGCGGATCAACTTCGGGCACGGGCAGCACGGGCCGATCGAGGCCCGTCGGCCGACGACCGAGGTCCGCCGATCGGACGCCGAGCCGCAGGTCGGGGCCCCTCACTCGGGGTCCGGGCGTCGGGAAACCTCGGCCGTCGGGAGGCGATCGTCCGGGGCCGCGGATCGGGTCTGA